One Ctenopharyngodon idella isolate HZGC_01 chromosome 3, HZGC01, whole genome shotgun sequence genomic window, AATGCACAAAAAGCTCAAAATGATCCTGTTATATCAGAATCCAAAGCAGTTTGAGAAATTGTTTGAATGTGAAGATTTGAAAAGCCTAAGAGTGTGAAACACTGCCACCTTGAGGCCTGTCCATCAGTTGCTGAAGACAAAAACTAATTCAAGcacaaaacaaagcatttataacCAGTTTAAAGCAGATACAAACGCTTATTTCAACTGAGCATGCTCAGTGCGGCTGTGGATTTGGGAGTGGTACTAAAATTCCACAGGAAAAAGTGACTCATGTTCGAGGCATGATGATGCTGCTAATACAAATCAGATGTACTAGAAAAAGACACTACTGTGCTAGCTTTAGTTGAATGTGgtaatatttatgttttcatttcattaccGTGTACAAAATAACAATACGGAAACTCAATAGCCCTTTGGCTCAGGGAAATGAAAGTGAGGCAGTCAGAAGAAGGCCTTACCTGAAAcctgattttgatgacatccaGAGGGCTGATGAGGGCACGGGTGACCATGCCTGCCGCTGACCCGGCCAGGGCAGCTTCCTCCGGGGTAAGAGCCGAACTGGGGGCGTTAGGATCATATCCCACCATTCCTGCCCAGGTCGTGTGTCACAAACACAGCTGGTGCATTGGGGAGAAGAGCATTTCATGACATTGATGTGGATGGATGACAACttcagtggggaaaaaaatgaaataaaacaagtgataaaaattattatattaaattatcaatatgactgataatatataaaataaagaataaaatatttttaaaatataaagaatttaGGCACCCAATCAACATGATAGCGCAGACACAATGGCTGCGTTTCAAAACCTACTGAGCTGCCTATCTAGACAGTGTTTAGATGGGCAACTTTAGATGCTTTCGTCTGGAACGTCCCTAAAAATGCTGTCTTGGTAAACAGCTCGTTATGGTTTGAGACACAGCCAGTATTGCCCTATCTACTGAGCACACGCTTAAAAATATGAACTGCTGAAAACGTAAACCGACCTTACTTGTGCGCACTTTTGTGTGCACCGAGTTCCTCGGCAGAATCTGCTTTTTCTGATGATCTCTTATGAGTGCATGGCAGCAGTACGATGTTAGAGGACACCTCATGTTCCCCTCATAATTTCGGCAGGACAGCACACAGACCAATGACAGCACCGCGCGACTGTATTTACTGACCGTGTTTGATTTCACACCGAGCACATTGGTTCCTACcttcatttaagacttttttatttaatttattcataaggAATTAGATAaacttttattgttattaatattttatatctttaacacaTCCAACCtctgattaataaaataaaattttatataaaataaaatatgatttttttttttttttatcttgggAAGTAATTTTAAACAAACGTATCATTACAatgattatattaatttttcaaagattttctttttgttcagTAGTTCATCAAATACATATTCTCGTAAAGATGAGATgaaattttgatgaaatttacaatcccccccccaaaaaaaaaaccaatcaaactttattttcattattgagTACATAATAccaaaacatgtaaaaaaaaaaaaatgtaacaattactGAATATCATaagataaacaaaataaaataaagtcagTATTTTGAGACCCCGCCCACATTCTACTGTGGCCTGCGCTGATTGGTCACTGATGCGTTGAAATCAGGAACTGAGGCTCGTGAGATTTTGAAAGTGGCTGATGGTGAATGGCGGTGTTTAAACAGGTGGTGTTACGTGTGTGTTCTCATAATGCAAAAACATGGATCAGAATCTCAGGGCTTTGTTACTGCTCCTGTTAGTGCAATTACCGGCTTTACTTCACTGCACAGATGCGCCCAGTGGAGATGATGGAGGATGGTGAGAGAGACATGGACAAACATTTCCTATGCAACACGGCTGTGTCTCAACCTATGTAGtactactgtatgttttgtCTTTCAGGGGACTGGATTCCAGTATGGAGGATGAAGGCGAATGCAACATTGAGATCAGAGATGTGAAGTCAATAACACACACAGAGTTTATTAATGAGTAAGaataacacacatacacatttacagtttgttattaatatttagacaTTTAAGTCACGtgtaaaaacatgattttcattacactttttttttttttattgtatccTGGAAAATAGCTCTTATAATGATAATTGTAAGATATAATAGTAAGAAAAAGGAACAAGAATAATTTTATAAGatttaatatgtataaaaattaatataacatgatTGAAAATTTCATCAAGACAAGTTATAATGCTGGCTTgagaagatagatagatattttataccattcaaatatataataataataataaatataataatttgttgttgtttttgtgtttgacaGGTATGCTTATGCAAAACCAGTTATACTCCGAGGACTAACGGATAACACCGTAAGAATTGCAGTTATACTGTGTATCAGGTGTTTGTTGCTTTTATTGATTAATCTTATTGATTAATTCCTAACAGTGTTGAGTTGTGGTTGGTTGTTTCAGAAGTTCCGCTTCCTGTGTTCCAAATCCAATCTGGTGAGAGAGTACGGAGAGAAAATGGTCCGTCTCAGCACAGCCAATACACACTCGTACAGGAAAGGTAGACATATGCACACTTTCACATACTTTCACATGTCTTTTCTTGTGCGTGTTTAAGGGTAAGGTTTCGGTGACTTTTGATTACTGATAAGATTTTACATAAAAGTCTCATGACTTACATTTACAAGAATTTCCAGAAGAGAATAATGGGGAAAAAAGCATCCATCCATGCAGGtcttattttattcagaaacacATTTAGTGCATAATGTTCATATTTAATGCTGTAAAGGCAAAACTGGAGTCTGTGAgtctgttatgctgatgaccaaggctgtatttatttgatcaaaattatagaaaaaaaaacatacaattgggaaatattattacaatttaaaattactgttttctattgtaaaatatattaaaatgtaatttatttctgtgatcaaagctgagttttcagcatcatcactccagtcttcagtgtcacatgatccttcagaaatcattctaatatgctgatttgctgctcaagaaacatttattattattattattattattattattattattattattaatgttgtaaacGGTTGTgctccttaatatttttgtggaaactgaacatttatttgaaatagaaatatttaattaaactttaaatgtcttttgatcagtttaatgcatccatgTAAAAAATCACTGACTCCAAACTTGTAAATGATGGTGTAAGTGTTTTCAGACACATTTCTTTGTCTCTCAACAGTGGACGTGAGGTTTGAAGAGTTTGTAAAGTTCCTTTTGACCCCTCAGTCTGAAGACACTCTGGGCAGCGGTCggttctctctcattctctatACACACACTCTAAACGTTTTTACCAACTGTACGGGATTATTTCATACTGTATGTTTATTTCAGATACGCTGTACTTTTTCGGGGACAATAACTTCACGGAGTGGCATTCTCTGTTTGAAGAGTATAAAGCACCACCCTTTTCTCTTCCACTCATGCATCCTGCATATAGCTTCGGGATTGCTGGTATATACACATACACCATACACGAACACCCACAATTTGGGTTTTGGAGTGCACTCattttcacccaaaaacaacCTCTCTCTACTGCAGGACCAGGTACTGGCGTCCCGTTTCACTGGCATGGCCCTGGCTACTCTGAAGTTATCTACGGCAGGAAGGTCTGTGGAGCTCTACACTAGTACAAATGCATTATTTACGGATAAATTTACAGCTTCTGTATACAAACAATACTCTATCTTTGTGTTCTCCAGCGTTGGTTCCTGTACCCCCCTGACGAGGCACCCGAGTTCCACCCCAACCACACCACTCTGTCCTGGGTCTCTCTGTCCTACCCAAACCTGGAGCTCCACCAGAGGCCCCTGGAGTGCACCATACGACCTGGAGAGGTGAGGTTAACAAACTTTATAgtcagttttactttttgaacaGTGTGCAattcaaacccatttaatggtgctgtatgttaattttttttttgactgtcctaaagcataaaaatgccataatgtttgcagttatttaggaaacatgctaagttcacataCTCGTTTCTCCGAAAAACAATGTTACAGCCTGTTATTCTTCGAAATGTGCGTTCCTTGCTGGaattttgttttggtctgtgtgatcccgcccactgccaatttacccaatagtatttcgacaccCCGGATTGCCAGTTGGTCGAAAACACAGCGATGGAAACCAGCAAATCAACTAAAATAATCTCGGCAaccatctaaaaatctctatgaatgGAGGCATATTAAAACGCAGATAAAtcaaggcccgttcacaccaagaatgataactatatttacGTCCAcaactgttgtttttttactatTACTGTGCTAattgttcgttttttttttttttttttttttttttaatgttgttcttGCCATGAAAATAGCCATAGATGCTGATatggcaataaaaataaacaaatatttgcatccacaccaacgaacgataacggtctgtttattctaagctcatgtgctgcagtttcaaagtgtgcgcatgtttttgctgttctcgttgcatttacacggctttaatcagcagatgtcctcagcatgctatgtttcgagtgaatagctagtgtaatcgatctaatctaacagtgaatttagctgacaaagttaatatagtggaataaaaacaacacctagtctttcactgcaacttcaaaggaagcaagacgaCATGTTGtcaactagcgctggatacctgcggtaattttatgttacactgttttgctagcctggcataacgATCTCGtattaatacttctcaccactTATTCcaagggtatgaccgattgttttcatatatccattttctttatcattaaaagggggtttgacttgtcaaacagtggtggcttttttcGGACCttggcgattaacttctccgcaatgtcgtctgccattttagatgatagaatagaatagattctgattggctgtcagtgttttattgttcaacagctggaaaaaaatcgttctgtAAGTGATCCCAAAGATATCGCTTCTctatattgttattgttatagctgtTGTGTGGACAGTTCTATTCTTTTATATGttaaaactatatctttatcattatctttatagttatcgttcttggtgtgaacgggcctgaAGTCTCCTCGCCTTCCATTGTAAATTCACTCGCTCCTGTTGTGTGACCTTAGTCTGGTAACACACATGAGCTTCGAGTCTGAGGAGGCGGGTCAAACAactctctccaatattttgaatttggactgcagtacccatttcaaccacttgtcactattacatactgcacctttaaggccCTGACATACTTCAAGAACTTCACTGTGTGTATATC contains:
- the jmjd8 gene encoding jmjC domain-containing protein 8, translated to MDQNLRALLLLLLVQLPALLHCTDAPSGDDGGWGLDSSMEDEGECNIEIRDVKSITHTEFINEYAYAKPVILRGLTDNTKFRFLCSKSNLVREYGEKMVRLSTANTHSYRKVDVRFEEFVKFLLTPQSEDTLGSDTLYFFGDNNFTEWHSLFEEYKAPPFSLPLMHPAYSFGIAGPGTGVPFHWHGPGYSEVIYGRKRWFLYPPDEAPEFHPNHTTLSWVSLSYPNLELHQRPLECTIRPGEVLYFPDRWWHATLNLDTSVFISTFLG